The proteins below come from a single Aegilops tauschii subsp. strangulata cultivar AL8/78 chromosome 6, Aet v6.0, whole genome shotgun sequence genomic window:
- the LOC141026254 gene encoding uncharacterized protein: MYTEIVEKKDMEAKHIQTVVKVRWNYVIPYGKAWRAKQKAVEERFGTFFDSYDNVVRLLGILKERNPDTYVNIQHMRLLSIPDFKVLKRVFFSFAICIKAFRHCPSVMFVDGTFLTGQYRGQILTAIGVDRNNQIIPLAMAFVEGENFPSWVWFFRQVKIAIVKD; encoded by the coding sequence ATGTATACTGAGATAGTAGAGAAGAAAGATATGGAAGCAAAGCACATCCAGACAGTAGTGAAGGTCAGATGGAATTATGTCATTCCTTATGGGaaggcttggagggctaagcaGAAGGCTGTGGAGGAAAGGTTTGGGACGTTCTTCGACTCATATGATAATGTTGTCCGTCTCCTTGGCATACTGAAGGAGAGGAATCCCGACACTTATGTGAACATACAACACATGAGGTTGCTGAGTATACCAGATTTCAAGGTGTTGAAACGAGTGTTCTTCTCTTTCGCTATTTGCATCAAAGCTTTCCGGCATTGTCCTTCTGTTATGTTTGTGGATGGTACATTCCTGACCGGTCAGTATAGAGGGCAAATCCTGACTGCTATTGGTGTGGACAGGAACAATCAAATCATCCCACTTGCCATGGCATTTGTGGAGGGTGAGAACTTTCCCAGCTGGGTATGGTTCTTCCGGCAAGTGAAAATTGCCATCGTGAAGGACTGA